In Flavobacterium gelatinilyticum, a genomic segment contains:
- a CDS encoding DUF445 domain-containing protein — translation MKTTIDQDIVKVKALRKMKRNALALLGVAVLLFIIAIYFKIPMLQAFSEAAMVGGIADWFAVVALFRHPMGIPIWHTAIIPTKKNEIGENLGNFVSEEFLNREKMEMKLEEFNFAVKASDWLSQEENANKIANVVAVNLIPGILKTIKDEDVRRFIQVQFKEKLEGINFGNWVALALEPLQKGNLKNQMLTNLLEVMSSELTNNKDLIRKKVKASTPFLSFGLADKSITEGVFNGLQDFLNEAKNPESTVRLKIDEYIFNFLEKVKNSEEMRIKINDMILGFVGKKEVQDYINGIWDEIKLSIKNDLNKGDESSIKNNIASLIQGFGTGIKEDPVMIDKINNFIKNDLLSVLLNNKKVIGDLISSTVKSWDGKEVSEKLELEIGKDLQYIRINGTLVGGVIGLIIYGVEQLYHFFIM, via the coding sequence ATGAAAACTACTATAGATCAAGATATTGTTAAAGTAAAAGCGCTTAGAAAAATGAAGCGAAATGCTTTGGCGCTTTTGGGAGTGGCGGTGCTCCTGTTTATAATTGCCATTTACTTTAAAATTCCAATGCTGCAGGCTTTCAGCGAAGCGGCAATGGTGGGCGGTATTGCCGACTGGTTTGCTGTTGTGGCTTTGTTTCGTCATCCTATGGGAATTCCAATCTGGCATACGGCTATTATTCCGACCAAAAAAAATGAAATAGGGGAGAATCTTGGGAATTTTGTTTCAGAAGAATTTCTGAACCGCGAAAAAATGGAAATGAAACTCGAAGAATTCAATTTTGCCGTAAAGGCTTCTGACTGGCTTTCGCAGGAAGAAAATGCCAATAAAATTGCCAATGTTGTTGCAGTAAATCTTATTCCCGGAATTTTAAAAACAATAAAAGATGAAGATGTACGACGATTTATTCAGGTTCAGTTTAAGGAAAAACTCGAAGGGATAAATTTTGGAAACTGGGTTGCACTGGCTTTGGAACCGCTGCAAAAAGGAAATCTGAAAAATCAAATGCTGACGAATCTTCTTGAAGTGATGAGCAGTGAATTAACTAACAATAAAGATTTAATCAGGAAGAAGGTAAAAGCATCAACGCCTTTTTTAAGTTTCGGACTGGCGGATAAAAGTATAACCGAAGGGGTTTTTAATGGTTTGCAGGATTTTTTAAATGAAGCTAAAAATCCGGAAAGTACCGTTCGCTTAAAAATTGATGAGTATATTTTTAACTTTTTAGAAAAAGTAAAAAACTCCGAAGAAATGCGAATTAAAATTAACGATATGATCTTAGGTTTCGTTGGGAAAAAAGAAGTTCAGGATTATATCAACGGAATTTGGGACGAAATAAAACTGTCGATTAAAAATGATTTAAATAAAGGTGATGAATCTTCTATCAAAAATAATATCGCCAGTCTGATTCAGGGTTTTGGAACCGGAATCAAGGAAGATCCTGTTATGATCGATAAAATCAATAACTTCATTAAAAACGATCTTTTATCTGTGCTTTTGAATAATAAAAAAGTGATTGGCGATTTGATTTCATCAACCGTAAAAAGCTGGGACGGAAAAGAAGTTTCAGAAAAACTGGAATTGGAAATTGGAAAAGACCTTCAATATATCCGAATCAACGGAACGTTAGTAGGCGGTGTTATTGGACTTATAATTTATGGAGTAGAACAATTGTATCATTTTTTTATAATGTGA
- a CDS encoding carboxypeptidase-like regulatory domain-containing protein, translated as MTKNIVFFLVAVLSQNSWAQNQERSVINGKIKANTNDLEGVYVVNAKTEEMTTTDASGAFSILAKPDDTLVFSSIQFKESRVLLAAENFTDLNFTVKLSLVMHQLQEVVVRRYDNINAVSLGIVPAGQKTYTEAERKLHTGTALNPEASTSGMAGGSISADPMFNFFSGRTAMLKKEVEVEKKEFFMKLLEKMFSLEHFVERLQIPLEYVKGFEYYAVENDKFTAILNSKNKTSTEFLLGELAVKYKEMIAGEVK; from the coding sequence TTGACAAAGAATATTGTGTTTTTTTTGGTTGCCGTTTTGAGTCAGAATTCCTGGGCTCAAAATCAGGAGCGCTCTGTTATCAATGGAAAAATAAAAGCAAATACTAACGATTTAGAAGGGGTATATGTTGTAAATGCTAAGACGGAGGAAATGACGACTACAGACGCTTCCGGAGCTTTTTCGATCTTAGCAAAGCCGGATGATACTTTGGTTTTTTCTTCGATTCAGTTTAAAGAAAGCAGGGTATTGCTGGCTGCAGAAAATTTTACTGATTTAAATTTTACCGTAAAACTCAGTCTGGTTATGCATCAGCTGCAGGAAGTGGTGGTGCGCAGATATGATAATATAAATGCGGTTTCTTTGGGAATCGTGCCTGCGGGACAAAAAACATACACAGAAGCCGAAAGAAAACTGCATACAGGAACGGCTTTAAATCCTGAAGCAAGTACAAGTGGTATGGCTGGCGGTTCTATTTCGGCAGATCCAATGTTTAACTTTTTTTCGGGACGTACCGCTATGCTGAAAAAAGAGGTTGAAGTAGAGAAAAAAGAATTTTTTATGAAACTTCTTGAAAAAATGTTCAGCCTTGAGCATTTTGTTGAGCGCTTGCAGATTCCTCTTGAATATGTAAAAGGATTCGAATATTATGCGGTTGAAAACGATAAATTTACAGCTATACTGAATTCAAAAAATAAAACTTCCACTGAATTTTTACTGGGTGAACTGGCAGTAAAATACAAAGAAATGATTGCAGGTGAGGTTAAATAA
- a CDS encoding murein L,D-transpeptidase catalytic domain family protein, whose product MIYKIYPLLVFLLLSFGKDSKSTADVKTTVTKTIAKVENKLTVESKIESIYNSLNSNNYKLPELKTFSEAMKGFYLLKERGIIQKNILTLIDFSLSSNTKRLWVIDMTTNTILFNSLVAHGRNTGEEFATAFSNLNSSFKSSLGFYTTGEIYQGKHGASLRLDGLEKGLNSNARERGVVMHGADYVSESFIRDHKRLGRSQGCPAVPVELTDEIIETIKDKSCLYIYHPSRTFTMEEKLIS is encoded by the coding sequence ATGATTTACAAAATTTATCCGCTACTTGTGTTTTTATTATTATCTTTTGGTAAAGATTCAAAAAGCACAGCCGACGTAAAAACAACAGTAACAAAAACAATTGCAAAAGTTGAAAATAAACTGACTGTTGAATCAAAAATTGAGAGTATTTATAACTCATTAAATTCGAACAATTACAAACTTCCTGAGTTAAAAACTTTTTCTGAAGCTATGAAAGGCTTTTATCTTTTGAAAGAAAGAGGAATTATTCAGAAAAACATTTTGACTTTAATTGATTTTAGTCTGTCATCCAATACAAAACGTCTTTGGGTAATCGATATGACTACAAATACTATTTTATTTAATTCTTTGGTGGCTCACGGAAGAAATACGGGTGAAGAATTTGCAACCGCTTTTTCAAACTTAAATTCTTCTTTTAAAAGCAGCTTAGGTTTTTATACTACCGGCGAAATCTATCAGGGAAAACATGGTGCTTCATTACGTTTAGACGGTTTAGAAAAAGGTCTGAACAGTAATGCCCGCGAAAGAGGTGTTGTAATGCACGGTGCCGATTATGTTTCTGAATCGTTCATCAGAGATCACAAAAGATTAGGCAGAAGCCAGGGTTGTCCAGCAGTTCCGGTGGAATTGACAGATGAGATAATCGAAACAATTAAAGATAAATCATGTTTGTATATCTACCATCCGTCAAGAACTTTTACGATGGAAGAAAAATTAATTTCGTAG
- the gpmI gene encoding 2,3-bisphosphoglycerate-independent phosphoglycerate mutase, whose amino-acid sequence MNKKVILMILDGWGKSPDPKVSAIDNANVPFINSLYKNYPSAQLRTDGLNVGLPEGQMGNSEVGHMNLGAGRIVYQDLAKINLAVAHKTLAKEQVLIDAFTYAKENNKKVHFLGLVSDGGVHSHTSHLRGLIDASQEYGLDQVYVHAFTDGRDVDPKSGAKYIHDLEDYIKDTPVKIASIVGRYYAMDRDKRWERVKLAYDLVANGIGTPSTNPVSSVLESYEKEVTDEFIEPVVMVDENAKPLATIVEGDVVIFFNFRTDRGRELTEALSQHDFHEQNMHKINLYYVTLTNYDETYQNVKVVYNKDNITETLGEVLEKAGKKQIRIAETEKYPHVTFFFSGGREVPFEGESRILRNSPKVATYDLKPEMSAYELADALVPELNKGEVDFVCLNFANGDMVGHTGIMEAAIKACEAVDACAKQVIDAALANDYTTIVIADHGNCETMINPDGSPNTAHTTNPVPIILVDKQLKSINDGVLGDIAPTILELMGVQQPNAMTCHSLL is encoded by the coding sequence ATGAACAAAAAAGTTATCCTTATGATTTTAGACGGTTGGGGAAAATCTCCCGACCCTAAAGTATCTGCAATAGACAATGCAAATGTTCCTTTTATAAATAGTCTTTACAAAAATTACCCAAGTGCACAGCTTCGTACTGATGGATTAAACGTTGGTTTACCTGAAGGGCAGATGGGAAACAGCGAGGTTGGTCATATGAACCTTGGTGCGGGAAGAATTGTATATCAGGATTTGGCAAAAATTAATTTAGCAGTAGCCCACAAAACTCTGGCTAAAGAACAAGTTTTAATTGATGCTTTTACATACGCAAAAGAAAACAACAAAAAAGTACACTTTTTAGGACTGGTTTCTGATGGAGGTGTTCACTCACATACCTCTCACCTGCGCGGGTTAATTGACGCTTCTCAGGAGTATGGTTTAGATCAGGTTTATGTTCACGCTTTTACAGACGGACGTGACGTTGACCCAAAATCCGGCGCAAAATACATTCACGATTTAGAAGATTATATTAAAGATACTCCTGTAAAAATCGCTTCAATCGTGGGACGTTATTATGCGATGGATCGTGACAAACGATGGGAACGTGTAAAACTGGCTTACGATTTAGTAGCTAACGGAATTGGAACTCCATCTACAAACCCGGTTTCAAGTGTTCTTGAAAGCTACGAAAAAGAGGTAACCGATGAATTTATCGAGCCTGTTGTTATGGTTGATGAAAATGCAAAACCGCTTGCAACAATTGTTGAAGGTGATGTGGTTATCTTCTTTAACTTTAGAACAGACAGAGGCCGTGAACTTACAGAAGCACTTTCGCAGCACGATTTCCACGAGCAGAACATGCACAAAATAAACTTGTATTATGTTACGCTTACTAACTACGACGAAACGTACCAAAACGTAAAAGTAGTTTACAACAAAGATAATATTACAGAAACTCTTGGTGAAGTTTTAGAAAAAGCGGGTAAAAAACAAATACGCATTGCCGAAACTGAGAAATATCCTCACGTAACCTTCTTCTTCTCAGGAGGAAGAGAAGTTCCGTTTGAAGGCGAATCAAGAATCCTAAGAAACTCTCCAAAAGTAGCGACTTACGATTTAAAACCTGAAATGAGTGCTTACGAATTGGCAGATGCCCTTGTTCCTGAATTAAACAAAGGTGAAGTTGATTTCGTTTGCTTAAACTTCGCAAACGGCGACATGGTTGGACATACCGGAATTATGGAAGCAGCAATTAAGGCCTGTGAAGCGGTTGATGCCTGTGCAAAACAAGTTATCGATGCAGCTCTTGCCAACGATTACACCACAATTGTAATTGCTGACCACGGAAACTGCGAAACCATGATTAATCCTGACGGAAGCCCGAATACTGCACACACAACAAACCCGGTGCCGATTATTTTAGTTGACAAACAATTAAAAAGCATAAACGATGGTGTTTTAGGCGATATTGCTCCAACTATTTTGGAATTAATGGGAGTACAGCAGCCAAATGCTATGACTTGTCATTCACTTTTGTAA
- a CDS encoding DUF5916 domain-containing protein — protein MKTTVLFVFLFCTFCNYGQKKVLQAQSVLQSITIDGKLNEAAWKNAPAASDFITLEPDNGKPAPEGKKTEVRIVYDNDAIYIGAKMYDDEPNKILKEISQRDNFGTADLFGVFINGFNDGQQDFMFYVSAADVQGDCIMTDATGEDYSWDAVWISKALLTEDGWVVEMKIPYSALRFSTENKQTWGINFFREIKRTRYKYTWNFVDQKVGTFTQQAGILTGIENIKPPTRLFFMPYASYYLNAGEGQKTYGTIKGGMDIKYGINDAFTIDAILIPDFGQTKYDDQILNLGPFEQQFNENRAFFTEGTDLFNKGKMFYSRRIGGRPPEPELNDNEEIIEQVQNVNLINALKLSGRTKNGLGIGILNAVTEKTFATIKDTITGAERRVVAEPLANYNVLVLDQRFRKTSSVTFINTNVTRNSHFRDANVTGLVWDLNTKANTYNLSGNVKYSTINAEEDKKGMYATIGFAETSGKYRYSFGSDFVTKDFNPNDLGINFYTNYYNFFNNVNYRILNPTKLFNSFRINLNNYIEFNKDSGKTQDANINVNVNLTTVKNNYYGMGITVFPIEMYDYYEPRTDGRYVLMPRKVDFWASVSTNYNHKFALDLNPSISVTDEKGRAAYGVDIGPRYRFNDKLLLTYTFSFLKRNNNKGYIDSYDDDDYEETPETIVFANRDVITYANTLNGKYAINSAMTLNLAVRQYWSSAENKNILKLDSDGNLDPYPQYTENKNSSFYSWNADLSYSWWFAPGSQLSALYRNNASNFERIIDKDFKRNVTNLLTNDALKHIFSISVKYFIDYNAVKNKLRKKA, from the coding sequence ATGAAAACCACCGTTTTATTTGTTTTTCTATTCTGCACTTTCTGTAATTACGGACAAAAAAAAGTATTACAGGCACAGTCTGTTTTGCAGAGCATTACTATTGATGGAAAACTAAATGAAGCAGCATGGAAAAATGCTCCGGCAGCCTCGGACTTTATCACTCTTGAACCTGATAACGGAAAACCTGCTCCTGAAGGTAAAAAAACAGAAGTCAGAATTGTATATGATAATGATGCCATATATATAGGAGCAAAAATGTACGATGATGAACCCAATAAAATTCTAAAAGAGATTTCGCAGCGTGATAATTTTGGAACCGCCGATCTTTTTGGGGTTTTCATTAATGGTTTTAATGACGGACAACAGGATTTCATGTTTTATGTCTCGGCAGCAGATGTTCAGGGTGACTGTATTATGACTGATGCCACCGGCGAAGATTATTCCTGGGATGCAGTCTGGATTAGCAAAGCGCTGCTGACAGAGGACGGATGGGTTGTAGAAATGAAAATCCCATATTCGGCACTGCGTTTTTCGACTGAAAACAAACAAACCTGGGGGATTAATTTTTTCAGGGAAATAAAAAGAACGCGCTATAAGTATACCTGGAACTTTGTTGATCAGAAAGTGGGAACCTTTACACAGCAAGCCGGAATTTTAACCGGAATCGAAAACATCAAACCTCCTACCCGTTTGTTTTTTATGCCTTATGCTTCGTATTATTTAAATGCCGGTGAGGGACAAAAAACTTACGGAACGATAAAAGGCGGCATGGACATTAAATACGGAATCAACGATGCTTTTACTATTGACGCTATTTTGATTCCTGATTTTGGGCAGACCAAATACGATGACCAGATTTTAAATTTAGGCCCGTTTGAACAGCAGTTTAACGAAAACAGGGCTTTTTTTACCGAAGGAACCGATTTATTTAATAAAGGTAAAATGTTTTATTCCAGAAGAATTGGCGGCAGACCACCGGAACCGGAACTGAATGATAATGAAGAAATAATTGAACAGGTTCAAAACGTCAATTTAATTAATGCCCTAAAACTTTCAGGAAGAACCAAAAACGGCTTAGGCATTGGAATCCTTAATGCTGTTACCGAAAAAACATTTGCCACTATAAAAGACACTATTACAGGTGCAGAAAGACGTGTCGTGGCAGAACCGCTTGCTAATTACAATGTTTTGGTTCTTGACCAGCGTTTTAGAAAAACTTCATCGGTTACTTTTATAAATACAAATGTTACCAGAAACAGTCATTTTAGAGATGCAAATGTAACTGGTCTGGTTTGGGATTTAAATACAAAGGCCAATACGTATAATTTATCAGGAAATGTAAAATACAGCACCATAAATGCCGAAGAGGACAAAAAAGGAATGTATGCAACGATTGGTTTTGCAGAAACGAGCGGCAAATACCGTTATAGTTTTGGATCAGATTTTGTCACCAAAGATTTTAATCCTAACGACTTGGGGATTAATTTCTATACCAATTATTATAACTTCTTCAATAATGTCAATTACAGAATTCTAAACCCAACGAAACTTTTCAACAGCTTTAGAATTAACCTTAATAATTATATTGAATTCAACAAAGATTCCGGAAAAACACAGGATGCCAATATTAATGTCAATGTAAATTTAACAACCGTAAAAAACAATTATTACGGAATGGGAATTACCGTTTTCCCTATAGAAATGTATGACTACTATGAACCCAGAACCGATGGACGATATGTTTTGATGCCAAGAAAAGTTGATTTCTGGGCAAGTGTTTCAACCAATTACAACCATAAATTCGCTTTAGATTTAAACCCTTCTATTTCGGTTACCGATGAAAAAGGAAGAGCCGCTTACGGTGTGGATATTGGACCGAGATACCGTTTTAACGACAAACTTTTACTGACTTATACTTTTAGTTTTCTAAAAAGAAACAACAACAAAGGTTACATCGACAGTTATGATGATGACGATTATGAAGAAACTCCGGAAACTATTGTTTTTGCAAACCGCGATGTTATTACCTACGCCAATACTTTAAACGGCAAATATGCCATTAACAGTGCGATGACACTTAATCTGGCAGTTCGCCAATATTGGTCTTCTGCCGAAAATAAAAATATTCTAAAATTGGATTCAGACGGAAATTTAGATCCGTACCCGCAGTATACCGAAAACAAAAATTCGAGTTTTTATTCCTGGAATGCAGATCTGTCGTATTCCTGGTGGTTCGCGCCCGGCAGCCAGCTGTCTGCCTTGTACAGAAATAACGCATCTAACTTTGAACGCATTATCGATAAAGATTTCAAGCGTAACGTAACCAATCTGCTGACTAACGATGCTTTAAAACATATTTTTTCGATCAGCGTAAAATATTTTATAGACTACAACGCTGTCAAAAATAAGCTCAGAAAGAAAGCTTAG
- a CDS encoding L,D-transpeptidase family protein, with translation MKKFYFFLLICSIISCKKETPKPIPVQVKKAPPIILTDERKVEVDTALLSTFKSETLKQFYSASENKSVWGNLKKRKYVLSQLEKAAELGLDPEDYKTSQLLKLESRISKLNDTELATYDILLTYNFEKYLKHLYQGKLDPKKLYTDWDLDEKTFDANTILIKAFNKNKLDSVVENIQPKSETYKQLLKSLELINSFPDEDIEAANIGSLKKITVKDTNTALITIKKKLLFWKDMSGKDSLTNIYDQKTFESIKKFQARHGLADDGVIGQGTINALNYSKERRKQQIIANLERWRWYPNELAENYFIINIPDYSLNVVENQDTTLVRNVVVGTSKRKTPIITSVLKTVVFNPTWTVPPTILKEDVVPAMKKNRNYLAKKNITIYDSSGNVVEPSAWNENRPNSYRYVQSPGYNNSLGLMKILFPNHHSVYLHDTNHRSNFVRTNRSLSSGCVRVENPLELAEHILDDSERFSKVKIDTIIASKKTTSIRITKKYALYQWYWTAWSKKNQLIFRADIYNLDSELYNNLRN, from the coding sequence ATGAAGAAATTTTACTTTTTTTTATTGATATGCAGTATAATAAGCTGTAAAAAAGAAACACCAAAACCCATTCCTGTCCAAGTTAAAAAAGCTCCTCCTATTATCCTTACAGATGAGAGAAAAGTAGAAGTAGACACGGCTTTATTAAGCACTTTTAAAAGCGAGACGCTTAAACAGTTTTACAGCGCTTCTGAAAATAAATCGGTTTGGGGAAACTTAAAAAAAAGAAAATACGTTTTATCTCAATTAGAAAAAGCCGCAGAACTAGGATTAGATCCGGAAGACTATAAAACTTCGCAATTACTAAAATTAGAAAGCAGAATCAGCAAACTAAACGATACTGAATTAGCCACTTACGATATTCTGCTGACATATAATTTCGAGAAATACCTAAAACATTTGTACCAGGGAAAACTCGATCCCAAAAAACTTTATACAGACTGGGATCTCGATGAAAAAACATTCGATGCCAATACTATTTTAATAAAGGCTTTCAACAAAAATAAACTGGATAGTGTTGTCGAAAACATCCAGCCAAAATCAGAAACGTATAAGCAATTATTAAAATCACTGGAACTAATCAATTCGTTTCCTGATGAAGACATAGAGGCCGCAAACATTGGATCGCTCAAGAAAATTACGGTAAAAGACACAAATACCGCTCTTATAACAATTAAGAAAAAACTACTGTTCTGGAAAGATATGTCCGGAAAAGACAGCCTTACTAATATATATGATCAAAAAACATTTGAATCGATCAAAAAATTTCAGGCCAGACATGGCTTAGCTGATGACGGGGTTATTGGCCAGGGAACCATTAATGCCTTAAATTACTCTAAAGAAAGAAGAAAACAGCAGATTATTGCCAATTTGGAACGCTGGAGATGGTACCCTAATGAGTTAGCAGAAAACTATTTCATCATTAATATTCCGGATTACAGTTTAAATGTAGTTGAAAACCAAGACACTACTTTGGTTCGAAATGTTGTAGTGGGAACCAGCAAAAGAAAAACACCAATTATAACATCTGTTTTAAAAACAGTTGTTTTCAACCCAACCTGGACTGTCCCGCCTACTATTTTAAAAGAAGATGTGGTTCCAGCCATGAAAAAAAACAGGAATTATTTAGCTAAAAAGAATATTACGATTTACGACAGTTCCGGAAATGTCGTGGAACCATCGGCGTGGAACGAAAACAGACCTAACAGCTACAGATACGTGCAAAGTCCGGGCTATAATAATTCATTGGGTTTAATGAAAATCTTATTCCCTAATCATCACAGCGTGTATCTGCACGACACCAATCACAGGAGTAATTTTGTCCGAACCAACCGTTCTTTAAGCTCCGGCTGCGTGCGTGTGGAAAATCCGCTTGAACTGGCAGAACATATTCTGGATGATTCTGAAAGATTTTCTAAAGTTAAGATCGACACTATAATTGCTTCAAAAAAAACAACCAGTATCAGAATTACAAAAAAATATGCTTTATACCAGTGGTACTGGACAGCATGGAGCAAAAAAAATCAGCTCATTTTCAGAGCTGATATATATAATTTAGATTCCGAATTGTATAATAATCTACGAAATTAA
- a CDS encoding GNAT family N-acetyltransferase, producing the protein MNTIKEIPSKETYIVRQPVLRKGKPIESCIFEGDDLDTTHHFGLYKNEDLTGIISLFKQTNPIFAEKNQRQIRGMAILENHQKKGFGDALVKHCEKYCKDNKTELIWFNARTAATGFYKKLGYQIMGDPFEIKDVGEHYLMFKKL; encoded by the coding sequence ATGAATACAATCAAAGAAATCCCGTCAAAAGAAACTTATATTGTCCGTCAGCCCGTACTTAGAAAAGGAAAACCTATAGAATCCTGCATCTTTGAAGGTGATGATCTCGATACGACACATCACTTTGGCTTGTACAAAAATGAAGATTTAACAGGAATTATTTCGTTATTTAAACAAACGAACCCTATATTTGCCGAAAAAAATCAGAGACAGATTCGCGGTATGGCTATTCTCGAAAACCATCAGAAAAAAGGATTTGGAGACGCTTTAGTAAAACATTGCGAAAAATATTGCAAAGACAATAAAACGGAACTTATTTGGTTTAATGCCAGAACCGCAGCAACTGGTTTTTACAAAAAGCTGGGATACCAGATTATGGGTGATCCCTTTGAAATTAAAGATGTAGGCGAACATTATCTAATGTTTAAAAAATTATAG
- the pepE gene encoding dipeptidase PepE, with protein MKSIIIASTSTLHGGNYLEYLLPVLKEHFKNCKNILFIPYARPGGISHDDYTKKAAEAFASINLNLQGIHEFKNTEEAVQNAEGIFTGGGNTFVLVTQLYKNKIMQLLSEKVKNGTPYLGTSAGSNICGLSMQTTNDMPIVYPPSFQTLGLIPFNLNPHYLDPDANSKHMGETRETRIKEFHAFNSIPVLGLREGSWLEVKGEKITLKGNLTARLFKQNETPAELETESDLSSLK; from the coding sequence ATGAAAAGCATCATTATAGCAAGCACTTCTACCTTGCATGGCGGCAATTATTTAGAATATTTACTGCCGGTTTTAAAAGAACATTTTAAAAACTGCAAAAACATTTTATTCATTCCGTATGCTCGTCCGGGCGGTATTTCACACGATGATTATACCAAAAAAGCAGCAGAAGCTTTTGCATCCATTAATCTGAATCTTCAGGGAATTCATGAATTTAAAAATACTGAAGAAGCTGTACAAAATGCTGAAGGAATATTTACCGGAGGAGGCAATACTTTTGTTCTGGTAACTCAGTTATACAAAAACAAAATCATGCAGCTGCTTTCTGAAAAAGTTAAGAACGGCACTCCGTATCTTGGAACCAGTGCAGGAAGTAATATCTGCGGTTTGTCTATGCAGACAACAAACGACATGCCGATTGTTTATCCGCCAAGTTTTCAGACTTTAGGATTAATTCCATTCAACTTAAATCCGCATTATCTGGATCCTGATGCTAATTCTAAACACATGGGCGAAACCCGCGAAACCAGAATTAAAGAATTTCATGCTTTTAATTCAATTCCCGTTCTAGGCTTAAGAGAAGGAAGCTGGCTCGAAGTTAAAGGGGAAAAAATTACTTTAAAAGGAAACTTAACAGCACGTTTATTTAAACAAAACGAAACGCCGGCAGAATTAGAAACCGAAAGCGATTTGAGTAGTCTAAAATAA
- a CDS encoding carboxypeptidase-like regulatory domain-containing protein codes for MRLNKALNIIAFLVFAQFCAGQNAVSKEISGQIFEKSTSVDAVNIINNNTQVSTISDAQGRFSIVAKEGDVLVFSSVNLEPLKRRISAEDLNMTSLVIKMTPKEIELKEVVVNDNLGITAENLGIVPHGQKTYTPAERKVYTATSTSIDKILNKISGRTTMLKKEVNVEKKEALFRKIEYLFEENYYTERLKIPVDDIKGFQLYCVDDPDFAVSLNTKNKTMSMFLITDLARKYLIILENEK; via the coding sequence GTGAGGTTAAATAAAGCTTTAAATATCATCGCATTTTTGGTTTTTGCTCAGTTTTGTGCGGGGCAAAATGCCGTTTCCAAAGAAATTTCAGGACAAATTTTCGAAAAATCTACTTCGGTTGACGCGGTAAATATTATTAATAACAATACACAGGTTTCGACAATTTCAGATGCTCAGGGACGATTTTCTATTGTGGCAAAAGAAGGTGATGTTTTGGTTTTTTCGTCGGTAAATCTCGAGCCTCTTAAAAGGCGGATTTCTGCTGAAGATCTTAATATGACTTCGCTTGTAATTAAAATGACACCCAAAGAAATTGAGTTGAAAGAAGTCGTAGTAAATGATAATCTGGGTATTACGGCTGAGAATTTAGGAATTGTGCCCCACGGACAGAAAACCTACACGCCGGCAGAAAGAAAAGTGTATACGGCAACTTCTACTTCGATTGATAAGATTCTGAATAAAATTTCAGGACGTACCACAATGCTGAAAAAAGAAGTAAATGTCGAGAAAAAAGAAGCTCTTTTTAGAAAAATAGAATATCTATTTGAAGAGAATTATTATACAGAAAGATTGAAAATTCCGGTCGATGATATCAAAGGATTTCAATTATATTGTGTGGATGATCCCGATTTTGCCGTATCTTTGAATACAAAGAACAAAACAATGAGTATGTTTTTGATCACAGATTTAGCCAGAAAATATCTAATAATTCTAGAAAATGAAAAATAA